CATACACCCTTAACCCTGGCTTACTAATTCTTTTTAAACCAGTTATAACTCTTTGACGATTTGCACCATACTTTAAGTGTATTCTTATAATCCCCTGTTTATTGTCTTCGATCCACTCGTAATCTTTAATAAAACCTTCTGCTTTTAAAATTTCAGCAAGATTTCTTTTAATTTTAGATCCAGGAATCTCCACTACAGGGTGTAATGCCATGTTAGCATTTCTTATCCTAGTAAGCATATCTGCAATAGGATCAGTCATAGTCATATTAATTACCTCCTTCCTAAGACTCTATCTTACCAGCTGGCTTTTTTAACTCCGGGAATTTCACCTTTATAAGCTAATTCTCGGAAACATATACGACACATACCAAAATCTCTTAGGTACGCATGAGGACGACCGCACAGTTTACAACGGTTATATTTTCTAACCTTAAACTTAGGGGTACGCTTTTGCTTGGCGATCATTGATTTTTTTGCCACTTATCTCCATCCTCCTTTGCATTAGGATCTAAAAGGCATTCCAAAAGCTCTTAACATTTCACGAGCTTCTTCATCTGTTTTAGCAGTAGTTACAAATACAATATCCATACCACGAACTTTATCTACTTTATCGTAGTCAATTTCAGGGAAAATTAACTGTTCTTTAACCCCTAGGGTGTAGTTACCTCTACCATCAAATGCTGTTGGAGAAACACCTCTAAAGTCCCTCACCCTTGGAAGAGCTACATTTAATAATCTGTCTAAAAACTCATACATTCTTTCGCCCCGTAGGGTTACCTTTGCACCAATGGGCATACCTTCACGGATTTTAAAACCTGCGATAGCTTTTTTAGCTTTAGTTACTACAGGTTTTTGACCAGTTATTGCAGCTAAGTCATTTACTGCCCCTTCAAGGGCTTTAGGATTATCTTTTGCTTCACCTACGCCCATGTTAATAACTATTTTTTCAATACGGGGCACTTGCATAACACTTTTATATCCAAATTTGTCCATCAATGCTGGAACTATTTCTTTTTGATAAACTTCTTTTAGTCTAGCCACCTTTGGCAACCTCCCTTCTAGGTTAATTACTTATCGATAACCTCATTGCATTTTTTACATTGACGTACTTTTTGACCGTCTTGTAAAAATTTCTTTGCAATACGGGTTGGTTTGTTACAACGAGGACATACTAACATAACTTTTGAGCTGTTAATTGGA
The window above is part of the Anaerobranca gottschalkii DSM 13577 genome. Proteins encoded here:
- the rpsH gene encoding 30S ribosomal protein S8; this translates as MTMTDPIADMLTRIRNANMALHPVVEIPGSKIKRNLAEILKAEGFIKDYEWIEDNKQGIIRIHLKYGANRQRVITGLKRISKPGLRVYAGKDELPKVLGGLGIAVISTSQGLVTDKVARKLGVGGEVICYVW
- a CDS encoding type Z 30S ribosomal protein S14 — translated: MAKKSMIAKQKRTPKFKVRKYNRCKLCGRPHAYLRDFGMCRICFRELAYKGEIPGVKKASW
- the rplE gene encoding 50S ribosomal protein L5, with translation MARLKEVYQKEIVPALMDKFGYKSVMQVPRIEKIVINMGVGEAKDNPKALEGAVNDLAAITGQKPVVTKAKKAIAGFKIREGMPIGAKVTLRGERMYEFLDRLLNVALPRVRDFRGVSPTAFDGRGNYTLGVKEQLIFPEIDYDKVDKVRGMDIVFVTTAKTDEEAREMLRAFGMPFRS